Below is a genomic region from Erigeron canadensis isolate Cc75 chromosome 7, C_canadensis_v1, whole genome shotgun sequence.
cattttgtCTATATATTTATGCTTATGAAAAAAGtatgactttttaaattttttccacacttctaagtgtgaatttttttatacaatgtTAAAcgttaaaaaattaacatatttttcacactttttaaaaatgcgaggaaataaatgtaaaaaattaacGTTTTTGTTGTAAGGACATGACATAATGTCTAGTTTATAACCATTACCAATTAATGCATAAAGAAAATATTCCACGTATACAAGTATAATAGTATAAAATTCCTCCAATTGAAATCAAGATTTCGATCCTGATGCGTAGTATGAGCAAGATGTTAATATTCTTATAAATGTACCGACTTGTTAACTAGACTAGATGTTTAAATAAGTAATATATTATCacaattttttatgtttttttaacagAAAAAGGAAATGATGTAAACATATCAAGAAATGACGTGTTCATCAATCATAAGATATTTCTCTATTATCCGAAAGGAGGGTTTCACATAATCGATTTCAAATTATCTTGTTTGTAAATGATGAAAAAGAGACTGACgtctatatataaaaacatatcgtgtatataaaatataaaagcgCCTGTAGCTCAGTGGATAGAGCGTCTGTTTCCTAAGCAGAAGGTCGTAGGTTCGACCCCTACCTGGCGCGATTGTTTTCGTAGTATTTTTAATAAACGTTTTCATTTTTGTCATCTTTTAAGTAGTTTTTCTTCATATTCATATTATCTTTCATTTTTGTCATCTTTTAGATAAGTACTTGGAAAGAAGCAACTTATGTAGCTGAATCAGGGCAAAACTCACTAAATCCTATAAGTGAGGCTCAAAACTGTAACATGTGATAGAAAGAGAacctctttaaaaaaaataatttctaagcgtttgtttttattaacttattaagtGCTGAGTATATTAAATTGATAAATGCATTAAAAATGCTtgtatgtattaaataaaatataagtaattatattgatggttatttacttattttaatttattaagtcaataaataaacataaaattttacTGATGAAGTTTTTAcctattaaatttaaaaagtaaaaaaggaacAAGGCGCAAGTCTCTAACCACCGGTTCTATCTTTGTTGAGTTATTTTAAATGTTAagtagttcaataacaaaacaaatcTTAAAGGAGagcaaaaaattgaaaaattaccGTATAAGTTATAAACGTCTACATTATGATGCCATTACAGGCGTTTTATGTTCCAAAAGATTTTTTCGAAGCATTTTATATGCATTCCTATAATGTTCTAACGAAAATACCAATTGACTTACTGCTTGTTGTTTTTCCTCATCGCCTTCTTCGATCACCTTGCGTTGCTTCTCTACAACTTCCTCTAGTTCTCGACCTTGACACTTCAATTCCTCTATCGACTTCCTACATTCCTCATATTCAGTGTAAAGTTTATTCAATCGATCATTCATTCCTTCGAGTTGATCATCTTTTAACCTAATTTCTTCTTCTAACTCGTTCACTTTCTCAATAAAGTCCTCTCGTTCCAATCTTAATTGCTCGATCACATCTCGCATTTCATTCGGATCATCTCGTACCTCGCCGTTTGTGTCGAGTTCTTGCCGAAGTCGTTTAACGTCTTCTTCGGCCCCATCGAGTTTTTCCTCGAGTGCACAAATCCTGTTAACCGATTCCTCGGTAAAATCATCTATGGGCTCCATCGACTCGTACTTTTCTAGCTTCGCTTTCAACTCGCCAATTTCTTTTTCCGaagattttatattttctttcgCGACACGAAGTTGCTCCTCGTAATCCGCGACTAATTCCGAGCtggatttttttatttcttgttcGATCCGAAGCCTTTTTAGCGCGGCCTCCAACTCGGCCGCTTTCTTTCGTAACCGTTTATAATTTCCATAACCCAAAGAGCTTGAATAAGTATAAGTCGTAGTATTAAAAAACGAATCATCCGAATCTGATTCCGAATCAAATCCGGTAGCGTTGTTTCCCATCATATCGAAACAAGCTGTCGGAATACCCGACAACCTACGGGATAACCGATGCTCGGGTGACGTCATCGCTGATGGTGGTTCGGAAGCAAAGTCGGTAACGCTCGAGCGTTGTGATTGCATTTCCAAAGCGTTAACTCGCCTTAACTCGGACGTAGCGTTTTCATAATGTTCGGCTAACGATCTAAACATACGATAAAAATCTTCGACTTGTGCTACGAGTATGGGTCTTTTTTGGATATAGATTTCGGCTTTTTTAGCGAATGAATCTCCTTCTTCCCCGATTAGTTGTAACATTCGTTTAACGCTTTGATCCATTTCTCGAATCAAGAATCGTTTAGATGGTCCTCGAGTCGACATTTTGGTCATTTGGAATGTTACATCGAttgattattatgttttatgGTTTTCTTAACTTAAAGGGATTTTTGGGTACAATACAACAAGGTCGATCATAGGTTGATCATTATCTTCAAAATGGCCAAAATGTTTTATGAACCGAAAATGGTAAACAAAAATGCTTGATTTTGACTTACAATTAGAGCCATTGATTTTTTGAATGGTGAAAttcaataacaaaagttatgtggACAAGAGATGTTGCACATCATGAATCTGTTGTTTTCCAAGAACTATGGAACCATTAGATTTCAACAAAAGTATATTCCACATAAGCAATATAAGACATCACATAACCAACTAATTAGCCACATAAGCTTGAATAATGGTCATCTAATACAAAATTTTTGTCTAAACATGAGCTTGATAAATCCTCGCACTTACGTTCAAACAAATTCTCTTACAAAGATCACTCGTTAAAAAGTATCGGGTTGATCAATTTCAGGTTTCCCATTAAGTTAAGTTCGAATCTCACTATTCACATTTGTGAAAGAATGTATTCAAGAGGAAGTATCTGAAAAACCCGAGACCTATCATAGACATTCGTGTAGTTAGTTTGTCACCGTTAAAGAAATCCATTTTGTCCAATATGATAGTTAAAACACAAGCACAAGTGATGTgttaaaactaaattaaggtatatatattggaaagaaaacacaagattatgatgattacatatatatacgtatTTTTAACGGGTAAAGTTCATGTAAAATATTATTAGCTAAATTGTAATACATGTAGGATTAGTTTTAGATTAGGATATGGGTTTTATGTAAACTGGTTTTTAGGTAATACTTGGAGTCCAAGTTTAAAGCTAAAACCGGGTAGTTTCCATATCCTCGACAAACATAAACTAGGTAACTTAATTATATAGAATTAGGAAACCTAGGATGTCCCCCTTCTCTATATATAGAGGAGGGGGGAGGCTGATTTGTGATAACCCATCATCTTAATGTAAACCGAAAATCACTTGGTTAATAAACAAGGTTAGTTTTTGGGGAACTTCTTCTTCTTGGTTTTCTTTGTAGCTCGATTAGCTTTAAGGTTTGTTGGTTTTTAATTCcaacaattggtatcagagacaggttACGTTGGTGTCTTGAAGCTAGATCGACTCAAAGGTAGACAATCCCTACAATTTGTATTCTCTTGTTTTGGTTCGTTAGTTTCTGCGTAGCTGCGGGAAAAACGCTGTTGCATATTCGTTAACCGTTGGATCGCTATAAATTTTTAACTGGAGGTTGAAGATCCATAGATCTAGATTCTGCCCGGAGGTATTTTCGATCAGAAGTTCTAAGAGAGAGATACAAGCTATCGAAGTTGCTGTCCAGAATCTGTGAATTTCAGTTTAAAGCAGATTTTTGTCTAAGGGTTTGAAGGCTTATGTTTGTCGGGGTTTTTTGCAAGATTCTTGGGTTTATCAAGGTTGTAATTGCAAAGGTTTAGTACGACAAGGTTCAAGCTTCAAACAGATTTGATAGGTGAAACTTCAAAGCTTCAAGAAACGGGTTTGAGaatttggtatataatcgaTCTTGAAGGTTTATTCAAGGTTTTAATCGATTGTAGAGTTCTTGGTCTTGAAGGTGTTCATGGGGAGTTGTTAACTTGATCCGCAAAGTACAAGAAGGTGATTGGGGTGCTTGTAAAAtcgtttttagggttttctaaaGGTATACGATTTACAAGGATACTGTGAGGATGCTAGACGGCATGTTACATGTGATCAAGAGTTTCTTGGTTATGCTAACTGGAACTCTGGAGAAAAACAATGTGTATACATTGGATGGTAAGACACTAGTGTTTGGTGGACATGTGAACGGTACAAGAGTTCGAGGTGTACGCGGTAACAAACGTGTTTAGTTTAAGGTGGAGCTACCTAAGGTTAGTCATGAGTTGAAAAATGATCAAGGTGGTAGGGTCGAGCGAAAAGCATCTCAAGGTCGTCGGAATCAACTTGCTTTGAATAGACGAGGAAAGCAAGTGGTGACGTTTACACGGTTGAGGAAAACAAGTATTGATGTAGCGGCTTGTGACGTGGAGAAAGCAGAAGGTGAACTCGCGATAAAGACTTCTGGTAAACACGGAGATACAAAGACTACATGGGACTTGATTGGAAGTGGATGGAAAGACAAGGGACAATTGGAGAGGGGCATCTATGGGAAGCAATCAAGGGAAGCTGGACGTGTAGACGGGATGGACAAGACTGGAAGGTTTATTCCAGGGTCCAAGGGGTCGCGTTGGTCGAAGACGTGAGGAATTGGATCGTCTGAAGCTACATGGAATTTTGCTAATAAGGTGGAGATTGTAAAATATTATTAGCTAAATTGTAATACATGTAGGATTAGTTTTAGATTAGGATATGGGTTTTATGTAAACTGGTTTTTAGGTAATACTTGGAGTCCAAAGTTTAAAGCTAAAACCGGGTAGTTTCCATATCCTAGACAAACATAAACTAGGTAACTTAATTGTATAGAATTAGGAAACCTAGGATGTCCCCCTTCTTTATATATAGAGGAGGGGGGAGGCTGATTTGTGATAACCCATCATCTCAATGTAAACCGAAAATCACTTGGTTAATAAACAAGGTTAGTTTTTGGGGAACTTCTTCTTCTTGGTTTTCTTTGTAGCTCGATTAGCTTTAAGGTTTGTTGGTTTTATTTTCAACAGTTTATGTGAtaattattcacatatgaacataaatGTTTAAAGTATAATTTCATTTGTTCATATGTGcgcaaatttgttcacatatattattcacatattaacatcaagttataatttaaagattctcatggttctttcaattcaaatggttTTTACATGAACTTTTTTCTGTATTTAACAATAACAAACGTCACCGTTACAAACGTTCCGAGCATATTATCTTTACAACTTCTATTCTTTTCAACATTACGAAAAGTTAGATAATGACACATAAACATAAAAGCATCAACTCAACTCTTGTTTACATCAATTCTGCTAGGATATACTTTGGTTATCCCATTGTTTTTAGTGTAAAATTTATAGTTATGATCGTTTATGTTTATACTGTGTTCTGCTAGtataaaattaataacattATCTAACGTTTCTTCATACATACCAAATCAAGATGAAGACTTCATATATGCTTATGTTTTTCGGGTTGTTTTTCTTGGGATTATTTCAGAATTCCTGTTCCAAAGGATTCAGTAATgctttatttcattttttagttaatcttttaaaaactttttggaGGTACGAAAAGTATGAATCATCAATGCCACTAACCGAGTTTTCATTTTTCAGATAAAACATACCCGATGTACAACGTTAACCTTCCACCTTTTATTCAACGTCTAAGCGCATACTACTGTCTAAAGAATGTAAATTTTCCTTACATCATTCTCTTCTTTTAAAAACGAAATTACAATCATATTGTTTCCTTTAAACCTTGGTCATGCAGTATCATTCAAACGTTGGTTATTCTCTAAACTTAGCATTTCGACCTGATTATATGATAAATATTTCCAACTTAGCATATCTTTGTTCCTTCCAAATTTTACTATTGATTAAAGAAAATTCAATAATGTGCAGGAATCGTCGGCTTGTCCAGGAAACTTCACGCTCAAAGTAAGTGGTTGGTTGAATATTAGCAATAGTGACACTGACGGATTTTGTAGTGAAGGTTGCAAAGAACACACACAACAGGTTCTCAAGTGTATTTCGTATGTTGACCGAGATTACAGATTTGAGAacaaagcaagcatcaagaaccTCAATGACACAATCAATATTGGATGCACTCAAGGTTAGTACCTGGTAGTAGCATTTACACTACTATTACGCTATTACCGGAGGTGACAACTTCAACCAATAGTTAACGACGAGTTAAAAGTCTTGGGTTAAAAGTTGGAGTGAAACAGAAACATGTCATTTGAAAGTTACCTAAACTGTTACAACCTCCAAAGTCATTTCATATTTAGAAGATTATAAACATCCAACCTAATTTATAGTTTTCGCAATCATATGCAAAACATTAACCGGAGTAGAACAGAATgtcgttccaaaaaaaaaacaaaaaaaatttaaccgtTTAAAATGATAACCAAAACAAGTTTGAGGGTGAGCCCAAACTGACCCATACTAAATATAACTTGTTTCAATCCAAATCAGTACAGCAGTACTCATCCTATTTTCCCAGCCTGCCTATGTTTCCACCCCGGGTCTATAGTAGCATGTTCAGAGTCTAACCTTTACAGGATTATATGTTGTGTGAAATATCTAACCACATCCTAACTACTAACGCTGCAGGTTTCAATGGGACAAGTATTAATAAAGGTAGCGGCACAACCGCATCAATCATCACAACACTTTCTGCGTTGACCTTTTTGGCTGTACTTTATATGTAGCACGTGCAACACAGAATGGAAGGGAAAATACCAAACGTGAAAAGTTACCATAATCAATAAACCGGTTGTTACATAATATTACCAACGCACAGAATGTATAGACGCAAATAAGAACATGTACTATGAGGCGTACCCTCTGCAATATTTTGTTTTGCTACAAGATTATTAAAAACACAGTTTAGCATTTAACTCCACTTGCCTTCTCTGCTCATTTGGATATCTTCCATTCCTTACTTAAAACAGTTGCATCCACACAAAAATGAATGCATCAATGTTAACGAGCAAAACTAAGTTCCAGCCTTTCTACGGCCAACACGAGCCACGAAACCGGCCTTGATCTGAGCAACAGATCGCCCAGAACCACACTACAAATCAAAAAAAGAACCAATGTCAAAGACAGAAAAATTGAATATAGCCTGGGAGTCATGTACATGTGAATGACTAGTAACCATAAAAACAGAAACATGGTAGCCGTCCCATGGTAAAAAAAGAGCCTGGAAATCATGTATATCAGCAGAAGTTAATCGCAGGTCAACTCATTTTAGGTTTAATACTCCTACAAACCAAAGACTTAGTAAAATAGATTGGCCATTATAAATACTGTGCTATCCATTTGACAGGTCATACATTCTACCCAAgcaaataacaaacaaaaacatatacaatGACCTAAGAACCAAAGACACCAATCTGTGCAGTTTCTTCCTATGAAAACATATAACCAAATGTTCTAATAAACTTTCAGATTTTGCGGATAAATCTCACGTTAACTACATTTTCACATAGCATACAAAAAATGTATGCTAGTTTAACAACAAATTGATATCTGCAGAGAGAAAGAGTTAGCATTGTGATGTACCTTCTCACATCTTAGGAAGAAAAGACGGTTCTCCTTTGAAAGAATGGTATCTGGACTCTTGCAACCATTGCAGATAACATACTCATCTGTTAACAAATACTTATTAGCAAAAACGGCTGTGAACATTACTCACTAGGAATATGTTTATGATGCCATATCAACATGCTCCAATTCTCGTATCCAAAATTCCAAATGATGACGACATAgcaatcaaaaacatatatataacatgacCACGTATAGATAAGAGAACCTCCCCATTGACTCAAACATTAATGCATGAAAGGGTAAACAGAATTACAGAATGCTAGTTTCTTGTATTCTAGAGTCCAGATAACAAACGTGCACGAGTTTCGGAAAGTAACTTACTGACATATCGCCTCAGAATCCCTTCAAAATTTTTGGGTGCAAATCTACCCTTCACTACCAATCTTTGTTGCCCATCAAGGGATCCACTTGTACCAAGTTCAGCAAGCAAGAAAGTCATAACATGCTCTGGCTGCCTATGCATCCTGATGGgcaaaaaagaaagataatatTAAAGATAATATTAAGATAATACTCTTACTCCAAGTGCAGTATAAATTATCAATTACATACGATTTGCAGAGATCCATAAAATTCACAAAGACAGTTTTCTTCGTTCCTTCACGAAGAACTTGTGGCGGCCTCATAACTGTTCTCCTTCTGTCTCCAGCAAGCTCGGGATTGTTCTCGCGCAGAATATGGAAGACTCGGCCTAAAAGCTGAACAttgataataaaatttaaaaatactattAATTGAAACATCAAAACTGAAATATGAATTCTAAGACATGCCATGTCAATTAACATCTGAACCAGAGAATTGCATACCTCCTCATACTCATAATCACGGTCCGTTCCTTCCCATGGAAGCTTTTGCTCATGCAAGTCAATTCCTTCTCCTTGCTCATCTTCTCCAATGGAATCTACACAGCATAAAAACCATCCTCATTCAACTAAACGAATATGCATTATGGTGAATGATAGTTTAATTCCAAAAACACTTGCCATCTAAATCTTCCTCGGCATTTTCTTTCTCATCATCCAGAAGATCTGTCTGTacctataaaataataataatcttgtgTTCATGCAAGCTCCCAGCCTTGTAAGGAGTAAAATAAAATGTAGTCTATAATCTATAACAAACTAACctgtttcttctttttcttcttcaaaccAGTAAAAGTAGGTTCAAGACCTTCAGAGACTGCATCATAAGTTAACCCTTGATTATAAGTTTAAATAAATGACAAAGTTTACGAAgtgaataatataaaataagttttataaaatcCTAAAGTTGATTCATTAACCAGATAAGCTCTCAGTTTTCTCTGCCAACTGTTCAACGGAATCATCGGCAGGGTCTTGAATGAcgaccttcttcttcttcttcttcttcgtagGGTCAAATGGTGCAAGCTGCATCatgttaaaacatcaataaatgCATATTTAAAGAGACAATAGCTATAATCTTGAACACGCAGTTCAGACAGAAAAGAAATTATCTTCGAGTACAACTTTTTAAGACATTAATAGAAAACAGATAGTTTTTTCAAAATCATCTTACCACTTGTGTCATATACTCGTATTGtcataaatataaatcaattaCTATAAGAGTTGAAAACGATCTAAAGTTAGGTTCAGATCACAGCTAATGAAATTGAAATAGTGATTCCTGATTAATTCATGAATTGACAAGTATTGCTTGATCAAATTTCACCCTCCTATATAGAAGGCATTTCATGTAGTTCAACTTTCAGTAGGTGCATAAGCAGATTCATTAACCACTAACGCATGTAACGGAAATAGCACAAACTTGAGATCACATGGTGAGAAGTGCATGTAATATTCATTGACTTAGTATTTATAATGTACAACTGTACAAGTACAACAATGCACTTAAATTTCATCAACACATGTATCTGTGATATCAAACAATAACTTGTGGGGATTTGCAAAGAGACTGCAACAAGGGTAATATCTAGCTGGCAAACAGGGACAAAATGCAAAAGAAGGACATCAGAGGAGGAAACTCTCCGCTCTGCATAACGCATAAGCTCTTTCAAACATTACACCCCCTCGTGTGTGGTATCCCAAAAGCCTAATATGGAGCTTCCCTTTCATCATATAACACTTAACATCACCACCACATCCCTCTCCAAATCTAGACTTGAGAATTCGGATAGGAGAACATAAACAATGTCTATAATAAAACTTGGTCTAACATCCTCGGATATTATGTTTGTAGCTTTTGCCACAAATCTCGTTTCTATCAGCAGATATCGGCTACATATACTAAGCCTAAACCTGAAAAAGCTTAGTAGTTCCTTACTGAATATCCAATCTATTGATGTTTTCGACCTCAGGCACGGACCTTTTCACATTATAACTCAattattttacataaaattaCCAACTTTCTCACTAAAAAACCCAATCTCTTAACTACTTTTAACCCAAACTCAAATCTTTTTTTAGTAAACCATGAACCCTTTTCACTTAAAACAGTAAAGCTTGCatctttttcataaataaaccaGACCGTTACACAAAATGGCACCGACTGCCTTCGACTACTAATTCGGTACAAATTCGACCTTGTCTTGCAGTTGCCAATGGCTAAAAAGTCTCTGCCAGTAGCAGGGAATCAAATATGAATTTATCAAACACAAGTTTAAAGTTGTTGAGTTCATAATATTCACTTCATAATATTCACAAATAACACTACAagtatatacaatatatatcaaacacagatttaaaataaataaaaaaaatgtatatatatatatcagcaAAAAGAAACTTACATCTGCAGCTTCTTCCTTCAACTCAATTTGATTTTCTTCCTCAGCCATAAATTAGTTCTGTGCATATAAAcccaaatttaaaatcaaaatttatttttaaaaa
It encodes:
- the LOC122609299 gene encoding protein NETWORKED 4A-like codes for the protein MSTRGPSKRFLIREMDQSVKRMLQLIGEEGDSFAKKAEIYIQKRPILVAQVEDFYRMFRSLAEHYENATSELRRVNALEMQSQRSSVTDFASEPPSAMTSPEHRLSRRLSGIPTACFDMMGNNATGFDSESDSDDSFFNTTTYTYSSSLGYGNYKRLRKKAAELEAALKRLRIEQEIKKSSSELVADYEEQLRVAKENIKSSEKEIGELKAKLEKYESMEPIDDFTEESVNRICALEEKLDGAEEDVKRLRQELDTNGEVRDDPNEMRDVIEQLRLEREDFIEKVNELEEEIRLKDDQLEGMNDRLNKLYTEYEECRKSIEELKCQGRELEEVVEKQRKVIEEGDEEKQQAVSQLVFSLEHYRNAYKMLRKNLLEHKTPVMAS
- the LOC122606974 gene encoding eukaryotic translation initiation factor 2 subunit beta, translating into MAEEENQIELKEEAADLAPFDPTKKKKKKKVVIQDPADDSVEQLAEKTESLSVSEGLEPTFTGLKKKKKKQVQTDLLDDEKENAEEDLDDSIGEDEQGEGIDLHEQKLPWEGTDRDYEYEELLGRVFHILRENNPELAGDRRRTVMRPPQVLREGTKKTVFVNFMDLCKSMHRQPEHVMTFLLAELGTSGSLDGQQRLVVKGRFAPKNFEGILRRYVNEYVICNGCKSPDTILSKENRLFFLRCEKCGSGRSVAQIKAGFVARVGRRKAGT